CGGCATAGACTTGATTGACGGTTTTTAAATACTCACGGTCAGTCACGTAGATAAGCACTTGCAGTACGGCATCCATGCCAACGCCTGCACTCTCTAAAGTGTGCTTTAAATTCTCTAGCGTTTGCCGAGTTTGCGCTTCGATACCGCCTGCGACTACCTCTCCTTTATCATCGATAGGAATTTGCGCAGTATAAAGGGTGCCGTTATTGGTGACTGCCCACTCAAGGGGCGATTTTGAGGCATAAAGAGAGGTTTTTACTGCTTGTTTAGTTGAGTGAGTCGTCATTACTCTATCTTCCTTGAATATCATAAATATAAATCATCATTTGATAGTTCTGATTAATAGTTTTGATTAATAGTTCTATAGTTAGCATTTATGCTACTCGTTTAGCTGCGACAAATCTAACTAATTAAATATTAATAATGATAGGTTTTATTTATCATGTAGGATAATCTATAGCTAAAAGCACCTTACTTCTAGTTATATAAAATTATTGGTGTAGGCTGAGTTAAATACCTGGCCTACAATAGTTCATGATAAGTTTAGAGTCAGGCTAAGAATATAAATCAGCATATCGGAACGATAATCCATATGAAATTACAGCAATTACGCCATTTTTTATTAGTCGTCGAAGCAGGCGGCTTTCGGGCAGCGGCTGACCGTGCTAATCGCACTCAAGCAGCATTATCAGCCTCTATAAAAGAGCTGGAAAAAACCTTGGGGCAGAAATTATTTGAAAGTGGTAATAAAGCCACTCTTACCTCTTTTGGTGAGACCTGCCTGCCAAAGATTGAACAGTTTATAGCTATTGCGCAGGCATTAGAGGAAGACTTAAAGTCGGTAGCTACGGGTGATAAAGGCAAGATAAGAATTGCTAGCGTGCCGTCGTTAGTGACGAAGCTATTACCCAATGTCTTATTTGCCTACTCACGAAAGTATCCAGACATTGAGATTGTGTTGATAGACGACAATTCGGTCGGAGTAACCAAGCGCTTATTGGCAGGAGAAGTTGATTTGGCGCTGGGTAACTGCACTAGCGTCAGCCAAATGGAAGTTGATTTTAAGCCGTTGATAACAGACCCTATCGGTGTCGTTTGTCTAAAAAGCAATCCGCTAAATAGTGTCATCAACTCGGCAGCAGCACAAAAGAAAGCAGGGTTAGAACAAGGGGCAAAAGGCTTAAAATGGCAACAGCTCACCGAGCAACCTTTTATTTACAATGGCACCTGTCGTCTACTTGAGAACACGCCCGCTGAAGTGCTCAATCGGCAAGCGCGTTATACGGTTGAAAACATCACTTCTTTATTTTCCTTGCTGCGTCATGATTTAGGTATCACCACCCTGCCCAAACTGGCTTTTCCATCCAATGAGCCTGAGCTGGTTTGGTTACCGCTGCTTAAGCCCGCCTTAACGCGGCAGATTGGGATTTTTAAACTAGCGAATAGGACTATCTCGCCCGCCGCACAGAGATTCTATGAGCTATGTGTGGCGTATGTGGAGGCCGATAACTCATTATAAGATGGGTTGGTGGAACCATGTCAGAGCTATTATAAACCCTACCAATTTGGCGATTAATAGGTTTGTTTTGATAGATGTATAAGCTGGGCGCTGCTTACGACACCCAGCTTTATAAGGCGCTAAGGCAGTATATTAGCCGCTTTACTTAATGCGCTTACCAGCGGGTCAAGATATTTATAACGCTGTTGATGGGTTAAGGTAGCGGTTTGTATATTGACTTGCTTGTCACTACCTAAATAATCAAACAGCGCCTGAGCCGCTTGCTTACCTGAGGTCGCCGCTTGCTCCATCGTCGGGATTTTCCAGCGGCCTTGCACTGAGATAATCTCGCCAGCCAGCACCATATTGTCATGCTCAGTTGTGGTCTCAATCAGCTCATCCTCGGCATTACGCACATAGATTTGCGCCAGATTAACCCAGCGCTTACCATTGTCCTGCAAGATACCCATCTCCGTGGTTTCAACATCGGCATGCGCCTGCCACTCATCGGTATATAGCAAATTCACCGGGTCGATAACACCGTTTTTGGCAATCGCTTTACGCTGCTTACTATCGGTAATGCCAAGCTGATAAAGAATCTCTTCTTTCGCTTCCTCTGGACTACATTCCATAAAACGCTTACCAAATAACAGCCCCTTATTAAACGGCGAGCTACAAGTGGCGGATAGATTGTAATCAAAGGCAGCTGGGAACTCGATATCTTGCCAAAAGCCATCTCGATGCTGAATTTGAAAGACGATATTCCACGGCGCATCAAAGCATAAATTATAGGATTTACCCAAAAACGGCTCAAACTCAGTGGGCACTCTAGCTAAAGGAAACTGAGTACCAAACGACCATTCATCGTTAAACGGCTTTTTCACTTGTGGCAGCAATCCCATTTTCCACAGCACCTCATGTGGC
This sequence is a window from Psychrobacter jeotgali. Protein-coding genes within it:
- a CDS encoding LysR family transcriptional regulator, producing the protein MKLQQLRHFLLVVEAGGFRAAADRANRTQAALSASIKELEKTLGQKLFESGNKATLTSFGETCLPKIEQFIAIAQALEEDLKSVATGDKGKIRIASVPSLVTKLLPNVLFAYSRKYPDIEIVLIDDNSVGVTKRLLAGEVDLALGNCTSVSQMEVDFKPLITDPIGVVCLKSNPLNSVINSAAAQKKAGLEQGAKGLKWQQLTEQPFIYNGTCRLLENTPAEVLNRQARYTVENITSLFSLLRHDLGITTLPKLAFPSNEPELVWLPLLKPALTRQIGIFKLANRTISPAAQRFYELCVAYVEADNSL
- a CDS encoding RidA family protein; amino-acid sequence: MTTHSTKQAVKTSLYASKSPLEWAVTNNGTLYTAQIPIDDKGEVVAGGIEAQTRQTLENLKHTLESAGVGMDAVLQVLIYVTDREYLKTVNQVYAEYFEAPYPNRAALVIAGLAREEMLVELVVYAAVP